The nucleotide window TAGGACTCACCCGGCCTCCCAATCAGGCAGAGTTCATTCTTCTGATATCCGTAGTTCCAGGCCTCATGAAGAACTTCACCCAAACCAGCTTCCCATACGTAGTCTCTTCCTGTAACGACGGCGTCGCATACGGCTTCGGTCACCAACATCGGGAGGTCGGTCGATCGGGCCAGAAGGATCCGAAAGTCGCCAATCCTGGCCACGAGTCGCCGATTTCCCTGAAATTGGCCCAGCACTGAGGGACAGCTCGCGAGGACCTCACTCATAAGGCGCCCGGTGTTGGGAAGTCCAATGGTCATGGGCCTTGACTCTGGTGATGGCCCCTTGAATCTATATGTCCACATGGCGAGATCCGATCATGCCTACCGTACGGTGGTACTCGACCCTCGCATGTGAGATCCAGACGATCCTCACCGAGTACATATCAGGCCCGGCATCCATCGGGACAGTGACCGAGATGCGCTGCTCGGCGAGCTGACTCCCGGGCTGTATGGCGTGGTACATCACGCCTACCTTCGACTTGTCCCGTACTTGAATGACTAAATTCCCGGATATTCGGGCCTTCGGGTCAACCGTCTGGCAGTGGATTTCTGCGGTTCCGCCAGCGTGCCATTTGACCGGCGTGCTCACTAGCAGTCGGACACCCTGAGGGGCAAGTGTTGTAGTGCCGCAAGCCAAACATCCGCGCTCCATGACCGGCACCCCGGCCTCATACGCATCGCTGTGTTCAACCTCATAGACACGCCCTCTGCAGAACTGGCAAATCGAGATCACCCTGCGATTGCGGGCGGCTCGCCTCCACTTCATAGCCTTGGTTAGGTTGTCGCCAACGCCCGCGAGTGATGATCCCCCTGATATCAATCTTTGCTCGACCAGAGAAATAATAGCTGCGTCCGTGGCGTCTACCAGGGTTGACAGCTTCTCGTTGGCTGTCGCGTCACGTTCTCTACCCGGCGGAGATCCACGATATGCGGCGAGGCGAACGCGACCTAGTGCGGCCTGGAGGTGCTGCGTCTCCGCCGCCTCGATTAGTTTCGTCGCGAATGCTGCTGAGACGAGGCGCTCCGTCGAAAGGGTGTTCCGTGGCAGATCACTCAGGCTCATATCGGCTAATTCTGGCAGTGACACAGTCACGTCTGTGCCGAGGCGTACGAAGTATCCGCCGAGACCATATCTGTAGCCGTCGTTCAGCCGATGGCAGATATCCCCCAACGTTTCGCCGCGTTGCCATGCACTCCGTATGAATTCGATCTGCTCAGGTGTGACCGGCATTTGACGCGTGGTGCCGACGACTTCCGTGAATCCTGATCTGATCGCGGTCATTGCGATCCCTGGCCGGGTATCACCGAAGGTGTACTGTCCGGCGACATTGAGGCTGTTGCACGACAGCAGAACCAGGACATCACCAGGCATATCGCGCACAAAGACTAAGCGGGCAGCGTAACGCTCCCTGACGCATCGGCGCAGGTCGGCAGAGCACGGTCCACCCATCGGACGGACCTCGCCGCAGACAACTGTACCGTCCTCCAGGATTATGTGATTGCCGTCGCCGTGTCCGGCGAGAACGATCAACAGTTTCCCGTCAGGCGACATGGCCAGAGGCGCATCTACTTCGGCGTTCCGAACGCGTAATTCAGAATTGGAGTCCGTGACGAACGTCTCTGGGGCCTCCATTGGGACAAGCAGCGAAGCTCCACCAGCTTGGGCCTTCTCCGCGAGCGCTTCGAGGTTGTCGAACGTCCACCCGCTGTCGATCTGCATTTCTGTTCCTAATCCGTCTGCATGGCTGGGATTTCGCATGTGTCCGCTCTAGCCACAGTTTCGGACGCAGCACGCGCGGTTGATCGGTCAACAACTGGCGAAAGCTCTGGGTTCCGGCGGCTGAGCGAACGGTGAAGCCGCGCCAACAGTTCGCGAGTCGGTTTTGGGCCGGACATGAACCGTGACAAGCTCCTGATGGTTATGTACGGTTCAGTGACATAGGCATCGAACGACAGCCGTGGTCCGTCTGCCGAATAGCTGCCCCACTCTGCATGGTGCCGCAGTTCGTCGGGGAAGCCCAGTTCAACAAGCTTCGCTTGAACCGTCGTGATGGAGTCCGCTGGACCGAAAAGACTACCGGGGACTCCACTATCTAGCAGGTCGTCCAACTGGATGCGGTAGTTGCGAGCCGAGAATTCGGATGTCTCGACGGCAGATCCGAATGGCTCGCCGACCTGCACGCGCATCGGGTGACATAGGACGGACAGAAGTGCCAGTAGGCTGGCCTCGGTACGGCATACACGTCCCCGAGTATGCCAACTTCGTGCCACCTTCCGGTCAATAGCCGGCAATCTCGTTGGGGTCAATTTGCCAAGGAACTCTTCGATCTGACCCCGAGACAACTCGCCATCTAGGCCGAGCCCTCCGACAATGACAGTCTTGTCGTCATGGCGAACTCGCCGCAGCGCCGTGATGAGGAGGGCCTCGCTTAGTGGGCTCACCACCCCAGGTGCTGGTCCGTTCGCCAGAACATCTCCGCCGACGTCGACGAGGGAAATCTCATCGGCCCGGTGCTGCTCTGCGAGATGCTCAATCTGTTGACTTAAGGGTTCGGCCACGTTCAGGGCATACAGCGGGGCCGGAGCCAAGATATCGGCGATTACCGGCAGCTGCGACGCGCACCCAAGAGCCGACGTTCCACCGGTAACGCGATAGCCGCCGCCGTCGCGGGCGATCCCTTTCAGATCTGACAGCGCTCTTGGCCCGACATGAGGATCGACAGACGGCCTTTCCCAAGGGATCGCCGCGTAGATCGCCCATCGGCGTTGAGTCTCTGCGATCGCTGCTGCCAGCAGTAGGTCGCCCAGACCGCCCGACGCGACGTAAAGGGTCACTCCTTGATGTCTGAAGGTCACCAGCTGAAGACTGCCGGCCCGACTTCGGACTCGTCGGCCTCCTCCAGCTCATAATCGCTCATGGAGTCGAGCAGATGGGCCATCACTTCGTCAAGGCCCGGGCCCTCGAGTTCGTTTGCGGGCTGTTCAACCGCCATTCGTCAGCTCCTTCGCTGGTCGCGCCATCGTGGCTTGCTGATCCTAACCGGGGCAAGCTCACTCGGCGATACTTTTTTGTAAGTTCTCGTAGCAGGGTCTGCCGCTGCGACCGGGGACGACCCTGGCCACATCCAGTCGAAGACAGTGTTGAGGACTGTAGTTGCAGAACCAACGTAGATCTGCCGCGATCTGGCTCTCAATACGGAACGAGCGGTTGGTGCATCCGACCCAACCTGAGACGGAGCCCTGTCGAAGCCGTCGCAAGGGGTTGTCAGGCCGTTGCCCCATCAGACTCATATCCACGGGCCTGCTGCATGAACAGGCTCCGATACTGGGTCTGTCTCGCCATGAGCTCATCATGAGTGCCCGCTTCGGCAATGCGGCCATCGTCGATTACGACGATTTGGTCAGTCATCGTAACTGTCGAGAAACGGTGTGAAACAAGAATCGTGACAGCTCCGGTGCGCGCGGCGATCGAGCGTGCTCGTTCGGCGAAACGTCTGAACAAGTCATGCTCGGCCTGCGGGTCAAGAGTGGCTGTCGGCTCGTCAAGTACAAGGATGACAGGATCGGGTCGCATCATGCCACGGCTAAGGGCGACTCGCTGCCACTGTCCCTGACTGGGGCGGTGACCATCAAAGGTGGATCCAAGCTGTGTTGTCCACTGCTTCGGGAGCCGCTCAATGAAGCTGTCGGCACTGCCCTCTTCGGCAGCTCGTGCTACGGCCGGAATGTTGTCGATCTCAGGCAGGTGCCCGATGCCGATGGCCTCATGCGCCAGCGTCTGGGGCCGGAGGTAGTCCTGGAACGTTGCTGACGTCGATTGAGAGAGCTGTCCGGGCTCCACCGGAGCGCCGTCAGCAAGCAGTTGACCGCCCGTGGGTGTATAGAGCCCCGTAAGCAGCATCACCAGTGTGGACTTTCCGGCGCCGTTGACGCCTACGATTCCAAGCACGCTTCCTGCAGGGATGTGGAGATTGATGTCGGTCAGGACATCTTTTCTCCCTCCGGGATACCGAAAGGAAACGTGGTCCAAACTGATCCCGTGTCTAAGCTGGCCGATTGGATTTCTAGCTCTGGGGAGCTCTTCTGTACGTTCCTTTAGCCATAGGTAGTGTTCGGTGACCCTTCCGGATTCGATGACACTGTTCCTGGCGCGCAGAACCGCGCTGACCTGCCCAAGCAAGCCAACCGTCAGCGCCATCGTAACGGCGATGTCGCCGATGCTTAGCGCCTGTCGATGCGCCAGTTCGATGACCCACCACGTGCTCAGGCCGATGCCGAGCGTGTAGAAGGCCCAGCCGCTGGCAGTGAGCGCCACGGTCACGGCGCGGACCCGTAACTCCTTCCGAGCCGCCTCAATCCAAATCTGCGATGCCGCGCGGTCGACGGCGTTTCCTTGGTCGGACCCCTTGATCTCAGCAAGGGACTCCGGCTTGGTCGCCAGTTGATGTAGATCTTCTTCCCAGCGCAGCAGATGCTCCGTGCTATCTACGATGTTGAGATGAAGTATTCCCGCCCTACCCGCAAGCAAGACAGCTGGCACTGTGAACACGACGACGAGCGGCAGAAGTATGTCGACGCGAAAGAGCAGGGCTAACGTGACCATGAGTGCGACAACGGTGCCAATCGCGGAGATCGCGGCCCATGCGGCGTACGCGACCGCCCCTGCATCACGAAGAACTCGACTTTGCCTGTCTAGGTATTCCGGCTCTTCAAGGTGCTCGACAGTCGCAGCCTCGGTAGACCAATGCAACAGGTCGGTAGTCAACTCCAACTCGGTCAGTTCCGACAGCTCTCTAGTGAGGCTGTACTCGTAGAGTCCGCCAATCTGGGCGACGACCAAGAATGCGGCACCAATTGTCCCGGCGAGGAAGACACGCAACAACAGCGTGTTCTGAAGACCGTCGACAAGTTGGCCTTGTGTCCAGGCGAGAACGCTCGGGGCAGTCACTCGGGCCAGGATCAGCGCAAGCACGGTTAGCGTCGTTGCGCGCCGCCGTCGTAAACACATGACCACTACATAAGCGGTGAACCTGACCTTCGACCACGCACGTGATGTGGTTTTCAATCCAACCCCTGCCCGAGGTTATTGCCAGCTGCTTCGAAGCGACTGGCTTGAAGCCGGAAAAGTGAGGCGTAGCGTCCACCAGCTGTCATTAGCTCGCCGTGGGTTCCGCACTCTGTCAGTCGGCCACCGTCTAGTAGCGCGATTCGGTCTGCGGAGCGAACGGTTGACAGTCGATGCGAGATCAAAACGACTGAGGCGCCGTTCAGGTTGCGCACGATCTGATCAAAGAACTCCGCCTCAATCGCGGCATCGAGGAAGGCCGTGGGCTCGTCCATAACCACGAGTCGCTTGCCACCGCGGACAGCATAGAGAATGCGAGCCAGTGCCACTCTCTGCCACTGCCCCCCAGACAGATCAATGCCGTCTCGCTGCTGTTTGGACAACACAGTGTCAATCCCGAACGGTAGCTGTTCGACTAGGTCCTCGCCAGCGGCCAATCGAATTGAGTCTAAGACAGCATCTCTGTCGATGGGGCCATCCGATGATATAGCGACGTTCTCGGCAAGGGTCAACGGATAGCGGACAAAGTCCGAGAACAGCACAGCGGTGTTGCTGGGGGGACCTGAATTGCCTGGCCAGGAAACTGAGCCTGTGGTGGGCTGGTACAACCCGGTGAGTAGCTTCGCGAGAGTTGTCTTTCCAGCGCCGTTAACTCCAACAAGCCCCACCACCTCTCCTGGCGCGATGTCCAGGTCAAAGTGATCGATCACAAGGGGACCGTCGCCATATCCAAAAGAAACCCGTTCCAGTCGGATCTGACCATCCGAAGAAGTGGCGAAAGGAGCCGGAGCATTCTCGGATGCACGTCGCTCAAGGTAGTCGACTGCCGCTAAGGCGCTCACTGCGAAGCTGGTCATTTGAGCCCTACCGCTGGGCCATGTCGCGAAATAGGCAGCCGATCCCGCCACGATCGCCCCGACGAACCCGGCTGTGCCGATCTGACCGTTCCAGGCAAGCCAGGACGGCCAGGCGAATATCACTGCAGCCGTTCCAGCCATCAACGCTACGACGCCGCGCTGGCCACGTAGCGCGTCGCGACGAGCGCGCCATAGAGGGTGCAAGTACTCGGTCGCTTGCCGGTAATGGCGTTCGCGGGCCCAGCCCCCTAGGCCGAAGACTCGCAGGTCCCGGGCACCCGCGGCGCCGACGGCCAATTCGCTCCAATAGGCGGTCCTGCGCGACCCAGCCGCTTCAATCGCGGCTCCGTCGTCTCCGCGCAGCGATAGTTGTTTGCGCCATTCGCGAAGACCGAGCACCAATAGCCCAACAGTTACTGCCAACGGAACGTTGGCCTGTCCGATCACGACGCAGGAAGCGATCATGCTACCTACTCTGAATAGGTCCTCCAGCTGGGCGAACGCTCCGCTGCCGATGGACTGGCTATACCCATTCGGGCCGCTGGAGGTCGTGGCTAGTGCAGCCGCGTCTAGTACCTCAGGGTCTTCTACGTCGCTCTGCTCAGGCATACCCGAGAGGAGGAGTCGAACACGGCTTCGGACGTCGCCATCTATGGCGCGCCCAACGGCACGATTCAGCACCTCCATCGTGTAGGCGCATAGCTCTCGCAGTGCGAGCAGAACACACAGTGCAACGATCAATTGAAGCGGCTGCCGCCCGTCTAGTGCGGCGCTAATAATCCCGGCAGTCAGAGCTGCAGACAGTGCTGGGGTAACTGCAAACCCAAGATTCGATATGACCAGCGCAACCAATAGTCCCTTTGGCGCCTGCAGTAGCATTGCCATCAGGCGGCCTCGCCGTATCAAAACGACACTCCAATCCAGCTGCGCCGGTCGTGAGCCAGCAGCTGCTCTGCAGCGGCGAGACGCAGGTTGAGCAATGATGGCACCGTTCGGCTAGCTCCGCCACTTTGCCTCACCGAGTGTGTCGTTGCATTGGCAACCTCCGCTGCTCTCACATCGAGCATCGGCCTCCGTATCGGTTCCGACACCGGGACACCGCAGCCAGAGGCATACGCGCTTGGGGAACGGTTGTCCGTAGGTCCCGTTTGGCACCAGGTGCCTGGACAGGTACTGCATACCGAACGCCAGGGGCCAGACGGCGTCGCGGCATCTGACAGAGCACAGGACCTTGTTCGTGCCCTTCGTGCCCTTCGTGCCCTTGTCTTGAATCACCTGATGCTTGACGGATCCGTCTCACCTGATTCTTGACACCTGGTCTAGGAATCTAAGGGGTAGCCGTCCGCGGTCGGTTGGACTTGATGTTAATCACCGGCGTTCTGGTGGTGCGCCGGACGACTCGGGTTCCACCGTCGTCCAGCTCGATCGCAAAGTCGTTTCGGAGACGTAGATCGTCACGGTGGCGTATCGGTGGATCCGGCCTAGCGAGACTCTCTGGCTGCAGATACTGATGGTGCCGTCCTTCGAGGCTCGGCGTTGCACCCGGATCGGCTCGACCGAGGGCCGCGGCGGTGGTCCGGCCGGCCGGAGCCCACGCAACCGGGCCACCTGTTCCGGGGTCAACGGGTTGGGCCGAGTCCGCAACAGCTCACGGGACTGGAGGTCGAAGAACTGCAGGGTGTCGGGCTCGATCCTGATCCCGACCCGGCGCCCGGCCAGGATCTCCGCGGCCAAGATCGTCTTGCCGCCCAGCGAGGTGATGCCGCCGCTTGCAATGGACCGGTCGACCTCCACCGCGGCACCGTCCTCGATCGGCGGCAACGGTGACGGGCCGGCGTTGACCGCACCCGCAGCAACCAACCGAGCCAGATCCTTGACCGTCAAATGTGACCGGACCGTTTTGACCCGAGCACCACCGATCAACACGTGGATCATGTCGACACTGGCCCAGAACCGCACCACCTGACCTGACCGGGCCGGTCCCAGCCAGAACTGCTTGCCACACAGCAGCATGTTCCCCGACGCCGGCACGACCCGATCCAACTCGACCGGACCACCAGCCCAGGACTCCTCCGGCGAGTCCGGGCCAGCATCGACCAAAGATTCCTTGTCAGTAAAGGATTCCTGGGCGGGTGGTGACTCGTTGTCGGTCACAGACTCGGTGGGTTTCAGGGCCGGTGGCAGCCACACGTCGATCAATGCCCGATCCGCTTCCGGGACCGGCCGGAACCGCTGGACCGGGGTCACGGGCAGCTGGTCGTCCAAGGCCTGGTGCGGCCGGTCGGTGTTGTAATGCTCAACCCAGGCATCGACTGCTGCCTGCGCCAAGATCAGGGACTCGAACGGCTCGGCCTGGTCTAGAAAGTCGGGCCGGAAGGTGCCGTGGAATCTCTCCACCTTTCCGTTCTGGTTCGGCGAGGCCGGCTGGGTCAACCGGTGGGTGATGCCGTTGTTGCGGCAGATCTTGTCAAACAACACCTCACCGTTGCGGGCTCCATGACGGCCGAACCGGTCGGTGAACTGCTTCCCGTTGTCGGTGATGATCTCTTCCGGCACCCCGAACCGGGCCAACGCCTCAGCCAGCGCCAGGCATACCTGCCGGCTGGTGGCCCGCTCCACCACCTTGGCCATCACACAGAACCGGGAATGATCATCAACCCCGGTGACGATCTTCGCACCGCGGATCTCCCCGGTCCGGGTGTCAACCAGATCGATCCCGCCGACAATATCGATGCCCCACATCTGCATCGGACCCTCACGCTGGAACCGGACATAGGACTCCCGCGGACGCTTCCGCGGCCGTGGCTGCGACAGACCTTGCCGATGCAGGATCCGCACGATGGTCCGCACCGAGGGCACCGTCAGCCCCTCGGCCGGCCGGCGCAGCATCTCCATCCGGATCCGTTTCGCACCCCACCGGGGATGCTTCCGTCGCATCTCCGCGACCAGCACCTCCACCGAGGTCGCGACCTGATGCGGACACGACTCCGGTCGATGCGACCGATCCGACAATCCCGCAACGCCCTCGATCAGATACCGCGCCATCCACCGATGCAACGTGGATCGATGCACCCCCACCGACAGAGCGATCTCGCCGACGTCACCGCCGCCCAAAGCCGCCCGAACCGCGTCCAGACGCTGCTCCACTACCGACAACACGATCAGTGCCAATCTCGGCCTCCTCCGAGTCCGACGCCCCGCGGAGACGCCAAACTCACAGTGGCCGAATCAGCCCATGTCGCACATCAGCTGGCACAAGAATGTCGCGCATCACCTGGCACAAGACATGCCCTTCGTGCCCTGCACTGCCGATACTGGCTCTGGTGTATCAAGAGCGGCTCGCTGCGCTCGCCGCTGGCGGGCGCGTGTCCTCGCTTCGCTGCGGGCCGCGCCCGCTCAGCGTAAGGGTCCGTCGAGCGGAACCTCGGAGAGCCCCGTCTGATTCACCAGATAGAACCACGGTCCCTCCGGCCTATCTGCGACTATCTGCTCCATCCGATTCCAGTACCGCACGAACCGGCCGAGCCAGTCCCAGGTCGACTGGTCCTGCTTTCCGCCGATCCTGAAGACGCGTAATCCAGATTCCCGAATTGCTTCACGCTCAGCCGGCCGAGTTCGAATGCGTTTGTCACGGCCGATTGCCACCAGTCCCCTCGCGGCCACCGCACGCATCCAGTCGTCGTCAAGTGTGCCGAGAGGGCACTCCGGGATTAGCGGGTGACCGACGTGGATAACATCCTTCCTCGCAGCCGTCAGAGTTCGCCCAAGCCCCAGCGCGCTCTCGTCAACGTAGAACCGCTCCGCACCTGACACGGCAGTCATCGGATGTCAGGCCGCGCGCCGTTGTTCGTACTCAATCGCCGCTACCACTTGCGGCACATCCAATTCGTACAACTCCGCGATCATCTCGATTGGGTCGCCGGCCCGATGAAGTTCGGCAAGGACCGAGGTCTCCACGCCGCGAACGACCGGCTCACCGAAGGAGCGGAGTGGGTCTATCTCAACTTGTCGATCCGTCCCGGTGGCCCAGACCAGAACCGGCAGCTGTAGTGGCGGAGACGACCACTTCAACGACTCCTGGAATCGGTGCGATGGTGGCGTCCAGTCGATGGGCAGCATTTGGTCATCCGTACGAACCACCCACAGGGATTGTTCGATCCCAACTTCGTCCTGAACGCGCGCAACGATTTCACGTCCCTGAGGTTCCAGCCACAGCTGAGCGGAGGCGAGCGGATACCGCGTGCCCAGCTCAGCTCTGAGCTTCTCGACCACCGGGCGCATGTGCAGCATCGGAACGCCAGCCTCGCGGTACTCCGCCAAGAACCGGCACTCTATAAACTCTCCCCAAGTGGCTACTGGGTTCCCCGTAGATCGTCTGCGAATGACCGGGGGGTAGTCGCGGCCCTGTCGCCTGTAGCCATCTATCCAACGCTGGGCGGTCGACCCTCTCAGCCCCAGCAGATCATCCACCTGGGCGAAGGTGTAAAGCCTTCGGTCAAGCAGACTGGTCACGGTCCCCATGTCGGAATGATTGCACGGTCGTCGGACCCTCTCCGGCACTCGCTCGAGTTCATGGATCCTTCGTGTTCGCCGCGTCCCCTCTCCGGACCAGTCTCCGGCCTCCACTCCGCGCGTCAAGGGCGCCTGCGGCGTCCTTCGGATTCCGCTGCGCTCCACCCTTGACCCACTCCGCTCCGACCTACGATTGGCGCCTACGAGGGGACGCGGCCGGTGTGGGTCGCCGGCTGGGTAGAGGGGCGAGTTCTGGTCTCAGTTTTGGTCTCATCCACCACCGTCCAGCGGCGTCCATGCAGGCCAATTCGGGCGGTACGTTACCCCGGCCGCAGCGAGAAATCGCTGCCCGGACCCCCACGAGACGACCTGCTAAGCGGGTTGAGGGCTCAAACCCTCTCGCGGGTTCAAATCCCGCCGCCTCCGCCCCTGCGAAGTGTCTGCGGACATCGAGTGATGTTCCCAGATCTCGCCCGGCCCGAACTCTCGTACGAGGGTTCGGGCCGTTTGCGTCTCCCGGCCCGAGTCCGCGGCTGCCCGCACTCCCGCGCGCAAGATCGACTCCCGCACCCGAACCCGCCGCCGACCAACACTGCCGCGCGCAAAACCGGCTCGCGCGGCCGAAATACCGGGTGCGGGAGACGATTTGGCGCGCGGCTACGACCGGCGACCGCGAAAGTGGCGGACGGCGTTCGTAGGAAGGGTTTCCTCAGCCGGACACGTAGTGCTGGATGGTGGGTCCGACCAGGCGAACCAGGGTGTCGGGGTCGGCGGAGGCCAGCGGTTCCAGGTGGACGACGTAGCGGGCGAAGGCCAGGCCGATCAGTTGCGAGCCGACGAGCTGGGACCGCAGCTGGGCGTCGTCGCTGTCGATCACCTGCTCGATCCGGGCAACGATCTCGCGTTCGATGAACTCCTTGAACGGCGTTGCCGCCCCGGACTCGGCTGATCGCATCAACGCGAACAGCGGATCGAACCGATCACGGTCGTCCCAGATGCCCACGAAGTGCCGCACGATGCGCTCGCCGAGACCGTCCACCCCCGGTTCGAGCAGCCGGGTGATCAACTCCGGAACGATTGCCGGGAGTTGCATCGAGGTGGCGAACAACTGCGCCTTGTTGGTGAAGAAGTAATGCACCATCGCCGGATCGACGTCGGCTTCGGCAGCGATCGCCCGGATCGTCGTAGCCGCGTAGCCACGCTCACCGAAGTTGCGTCGAGCAGCGTCCAGGATCCGTTCCCGGCTCTGTTCGCCGGTACGCCATCGGCCGGGTCGGCTGTTCTGTTGCGGCACGATTCCGGATGGTACTTCATTTTCTGTTGAAGAATCCGCGTCCGACTGTTAGCGTCAAACTCCAACAGTCGGTGAAGTTTATTCGGGGAGGCCGGGATGAGCGGCTACACAATTGATCTTCACGGGCGCGACGTGCCCGAGGACGAACGGCAGGACGGCGGCGCACCGTCCGCGCGGGACGTCGAGCTGATCGGCGGCAAGGGGCTCGGGCTGACGGCCCTGACCGCAGCCGGATTCCCGGTGCCGAACGGGTTCGTGATCACCACCGACGCCTACCGCGAGGTCGTCGCCGCGGCCGGACTCACCGCCGCCGATCCGGCGGAAATGCGGGCGCAGTTGCCGACGATCGCGATCTCGGCTCCGATCACCGAGCAGATCCTGACCGGCTACGCCCGGCTCAAAGCCGCGGCCGTCGCGGTCCGTTCGTCTGCCACCGCCGAGGATCTGGCCGGTGCCTCGTTCGCCGGACAGTACGACAGTTATCTGTCGCTGTCGACCGGCCAGGAGGTGCTTGACGCCGTACGCAACTGTTGGGCGTCGTTGTGGACGCCGCGCGCCGTCGACTATCGAGCGCAGCACGGCGCCGACGACCGGCGGTTGGCGATGGCGGTGGTGGTGCAGGCGATGGTTCCGGCGCAGTGGGCGGGGGTGCTGTTCACCGCCGATCCGGTGTCCGGCCGCCGCGACCGGATCGTGCTGGAGGCCGTTGCCGGACTGGGGGAGGCGCTGGTCAGCGGCACCGCGACGGGCGAACATGTCGATCTCGACAAGACCACCCTGGCGGTACGAGGTGAGCCCGGCCCGGGTGCCGCGGTGGTCCGGGAGCTGGCCGAGCTCGGTCTACGGGTCGAGCAGGAGTTCGGCGGGCCGCAGGACCTCGAGTGGGCCTACGCCGACGGCAAGATCTGGCTGCTGCAGGCGCGTCCGCTGACGGCGCTACGCGCCGAGCCTGCTTCCGGGAGGTCATCGCGCAGGCGGGGCCGACGGGATCGGCAATCCCGGCCGAGCCCGTTCGCGGTGACCGCCGACCACATGCCCCAGCCTCCGTACCCGATGGATCTGGCGCTGTTCGTCCGACCCGTGTTGCGTGCCGTACTCGGCGCGATCGCGTCCACCGGGCTGACCACCCCGCCGCTGGACGAGGTGCTGGTGGAGATCGACGACGGCGTGGTGCAGGTGATCCCGCCGAAGATCGGCTTCGACCGACGCGCACTGCTGGGCGTACCGGCCGCGCTGCCGAAGGTGGTCGGCTTGCTGCGCACCCGCACCGACGTCTGGCGGGCTCGCTCGGCCGAGACCTTGCTGCCGCTGGCCCGCCGACTCGACACCGAGGACCTCGATCGGCTGTCCGACGCGGAGTTGCTGGATCGCGTCGGCGAGCTCTTCGGTACCGCCGGCCGGCTGTCACCGAGCCGTTTCGGAGCGGTACCGATCGGAGCCGCCGCCGAGCAGGTGGCCGCACTGCTGCTCCGCCCGCTGGTCGGCACGCCGCGGGCAAAGCGACTGCGGGCCGATCTGATGGCCGACCTCGACTGCGTCACCAGCCGCGCGAACGCGGACCTGGCCCGGCTCACGAGGACCGTGCGCGACGCCCCTGAACTGCTTGCGGCCTATCGGGAGCGCGAGCCGGAGGAGTTGGGTGAGCGACTGGCCGGCTCAGAGTCCGGGCGCCAGCTGCTGCTGCAGGTCGACCGTTATCTGGCCGACTACGGCTATCGCGAGCTGGCGCTGC belongs to Microlunatus elymi and includes:
- a CDS encoding PIN-like domain-containing protein, which encodes MTAVSGAERFYVDESALGLGRTLTAARKDVIHVGHPLIPECPLGTLDDDWMRAVAARGLVAIGRDKRIRTRPAEREAIRESGLRVFRIGGKQDQSTWDWLGRFVRYWNRMEQIVADRPEGPWFYLVNQTGLSEVPLDGPLR
- a CDS encoding ATP-binding cassette domain-containing protein, encoding MLALILARVTAPSVLAWTQGQLVDGLQNTLLLRVFLAGTIGAAFLVVAQIGGLYEYSLTRELSELTELELTTDLLHWSTEAATVEHLEEPEYLDRQSRVLRDAGAVAYAAWAAISAIGTVVALMVTLALLFRVDILLPLVVVFTVPAVLLAGRAGILHLNIVDSTEHLLRWEEDLHQLATKPESLAEIKGSDQGNAVDRAASQIWIEAARKELRVRAVTVALTASGWAFYTLGIGLSTWWVIELAHRQALSIGDIAVTMALTVGLLGQVSAVLRARNSVIESGRVTEHYLWLKERTEELPRARNPIGQLRHGISLDHVSFRYPGGRKDVLTDINLHIPAGSVLGIVGVNGAGKSTLVMLLTGLYTPTGGQLLADGAPVEPGQLSQSTSATFQDYLRPQTLAHEAIGIGHLPEIDNIPAVARAAEEGSADSFIERLPKQWTTQLGSTFDGHRPSQGQWQRVALSRGMMRPDPVILVLDEPTATLDPQAEHDLFRRFAERARSIAARTGAVTILVSHRFSTVTMTDQIVVIDDGRIAEAGTHDELMARQTQYRSLFMQQARGYESDGATA
- a CDS encoding ATP-binding cassette domain-containing protein, which produces MIASCVVIGQANVPLAVTVGLLVLGLREWRKQLSLRGDDGAAIEAAGSRRTAYWSELAVGAAGARDLRVFGLGGWARERHYRQATEYLHPLWRARRDALRGQRGVVALMAGTAAVIFAWPSWLAWNGQIGTAGFVGAIVAGSAAYFATWPSGRAQMTSFAVSALAAVDYLERRASENAPAPFATSSDGQIRLERVSFGYGDGPLVIDHFDLDIAPGEVVGLVGVNGAGKTTLAKLLTGLYQPTTGSVSWPGNSGPPSNTAVLFSDFVRYPLTLAENVAISSDGPIDRDAVLDSIRLAAGEDLVEQLPFGIDTVLSKQQRDGIDLSGGQWQRVALARILYAVRGGKRLVVMDEPTAFLDAAIEAEFFDQIVRNLNGASVVLISHRLSTVRSADRIALLDGGRLTECGTHGELMTAGGRYASLFRLQASRFEAAGNNLGQGLD
- a CDS encoding DUF1152 domain-containing protein codes for the protein MTLYVASGGLGDLLLAAAIAETQRRWAIYAAIPWERPSVDPHVGPRALSDLKGIARDGGGYRVTGGTSALGCASQLPVIADILAPAPLYALNVAEPLSQQIEHLAEQHRADEISLVDVGGDVLANGPAPGVVSPLSEALLITALRRVRHDDKTVIVGGLGLDGELSRGQIEEFLGKLTPTRLPAIDRKVARSWHTRGRVCRTEASLLALLSVLCHPMRVQVGEPFGSAVETSEFSARNYRIQLDDLLDSGVPGSLFGPADSITTVQAKLVELGFPDELRHHAEWGSYSADGPRLSFDAYVTEPYITIRSLSRFMSGPKPTRELLARLHRSLSRRNPELSPVVDRSTARAASETVARADTCEIPAMQTD
- a CDS encoding DUF433 domain-containing protein; the encoded protein is MAEYREAGVPMLHMRPVVEKLRAELGTRYPLASAQLWLEPQGREIVARVQDEVGIEQSLWVVRTDDQMLPIDWTPPSHRFQESLKWSSPPLQLPVLVWATGTDRQVEIDPLRSFGEPVVRGVETSVLAELHRAGDPIEMIAELYELDVPQVVAAIEYEQRRAA
- a CDS encoding IS481 family transposase: MALIVLSVVEQRLDAVRAALGGGDVGEIALSVGVHRSTLHRWMARYLIEGVAGLSDRSHRPESCPHQVATSVEVLVAEMRRKHPRWGAKRIRMEMLRRPAEGLTVPSVRTIVRILHRQGLSQPRPRKRPRESYVRFQREGPMQMWGIDIVGGIDLVDTRTGEIRGAKIVTGVDDHSRFCVMAKVVERATSRQVCLALAEALARFGVPEEIITDNGKQFTDRFGRHGARNGEVLFDKICRNNGITHRLTQPASPNQNGKVERFHGTFRPDFLDQAEPFESLILAQAAVDAWVEHYNTDRPHQALDDQLPVTPVQRFRPVPEADRALIDVWLPPALKPTESVTDNESPPAQESFTDKESLVDAGPDSPEESWAGGPVELDRVVPASGNMLLCGKQFWLGPARSGQVVRFWASVDMIHVLIGGARVKTVRSHLTVKDLARLVAAGAVNAGPSPLPPIEDGAAVEVDRSIASGGITSLGGKTILAAEILAGRRVGIRIEPDTLQFFDLQSRELLRTRPNPLTPEQVARLRGLRPAGPPPRPSVEPIRVQRRASKDGTISICSQRVSLGRIHRYATVTIYVSETTLRSSWTTVEPESSGAPPERR